A portion of the Thunnus albacares chromosome 5, fThuAlb1.1, whole genome shotgun sequence genome contains these proteins:
- the LOC122981673 gene encoding LHFPL tetraspan subfamily member 4 protein-like, with product MLPSQEASKIYHDNYMRNSRAIGVLWAIFTICFAIVNVVVFIQPYWIGDSVNTPQAGYFGLFHYCVGTGPSPSRELTCVGSFSDFSSIPSGAFKAASVFVLLSMVLILSCIACMALFFFCNTSTVYKTCAWMQLLCGVCLVLGCMIFPDGWDAEVIRDMCGEQTGKYSLGDCSVRWAYMLAIMGILDALILSFLAFVLGNRQTDFYLDDLQTDNKDFAVSRIEVRDRREPRYGVQRLH from the exons ATGTTGCCTTCCCAAGAAGCCTCCAAGATCTACCATGACAATTATATGCGCAACTCCCGGGCCATCGGGGTGCTGTGGGCCATCTTCACCATCTGCTTCGCCATCGTCAACGTGGTGGTGTTCATCCAGCCCTACTGGATCGGCGACAGCGTCAACACGCCGCAGGCCGGCTACTTCGGCCTCTTCCACTACTGCGTGGGCACCGGGCCGTCGCCCAGCCGGGAGCTCACCTGCGTGGGCAGCTTCTCCGACTTCAGCTCCATCCCGTCCGGAGCCTTCAAGGCGGCCTCGGTGTTCGTgctgctgtccatggtgctgatcCTCAGCTGCATCGCCTGCATGgcgctcttcttcttctgcaacacCTCCACCGTTTACAAGACCTGCGCCTGGATGCAGCTGCTGTGCG GAGTGTGCCTGGTGCTGGGTTGCATGATCTTCCCTGACGGATGGGATGCTGAGGTGATCCGGGACATGTGCGGGGAGCAGACGGGGAAATACTCCCTGGGCGACTGCTCTGTACGCTGGGCCTATATGCTGGCCATCATGGGCATCCTGGACGccctcatcctctccttctTGGCCTTTGTCCTGGGCAACCGGCAGACGGACTTCTATCTCGACGACTTGCAGACAGACAACAAAG ATTTTGCTGTGTCAAGG ATTGAGGTTCGGGACAGAAGAGAGCCAAGGTATGGAGTGCAGCGTCTTCACTGA